The Deltaproteobacteria bacterium genomic sequence CCTGCTCGTGGGCGCCAGTGAGCAGGGCCTGAACCTCATCTCCAAGCTCGACGGCGAGAGCGTGCAGAAGCTCCTCGCCGAGCGCCTCGCCGCGCAGCCCTCGTCCAACTTCCTCGAGCGGCTCAACGCGCTCGCCAAGCCCGCGCCCCGGAAGCCCCAATGAAAAGCCCGCTCCAGGTCTTGCTCCGCAGGCTCATTCCGCTGGCGATCGTGCTCGGGGCCGTCGGGTCGGGCGGGCTGGCCTGGGCCGCGCGCGCGTCGCACGCCGCCGCGAGCACCGCCGCCACCACCGTCAGCCCCGAGGTGACGAGCGCGCTCACCAACAACAGCTTCGGGGGCAAGCCGCTGGTGCTGCTCGTCGCGCTGGCGGCGATGGCGCTCCTGCCCTTCGTGCTCTTGATGGTGACGAGCTTCGTGAAGATCGCGGTGGTGCTCTCGATCGTCCGCAGCGCGCTGGGAACGCAGCAGATCCCGCCGACCCAGGTGATCACCGGTCTGGCGATCATCCTCACCGTCTACATCATGGCGCCCGTGGCCCTGCAGATGTACCGCGCGACCGGCAACCTCGCGGACAACAACGGCGAGCTCTTCAGCGAGAAGAGCGTGCCGCTGCTCCTCGACGCGGCCAACAAGGCGAAGGAGCCGCTGCGCAACTGGCTGGAGAAGCACGCCACCGAGAAGGACCGCACGCTCTTCTACTCGCTGGCGAAGCGCATGCGAGAGGGCCCGGACAAGGACAGCGTCACCGAGCGCGACTTCCTCATCATCGTGCCCAGCTTCGTGATCAGCGAGCTGAAGCAGGCGTTCCAGATTGGGTTCATCCTCTTCGTGCCGTTCATCGTCATCGACATGGTGGTCGCGAACATCCTGCTCGCCCTGGGCATGCACATGCTCTCGCCCACCACGATCTCCATGCCGTTCAAGCTGCTGCTCTTCGTCCTCGTCGATGGGTGGTACCTCATCGCCAAGGGCCTGGTCATTGGCTACCTGTGAGGTGAAGTGATGGTCACCGAGTTCATCAGCCAGATCACGCGCGAGTCGCTGTACCTGGTCATCACCGCGTCGATGCCGCCCATCATCATCAGCTTGATCGTGGGCCTCGCCGTCTCGATCTTCCAGGCCACCACGCAGATCCAGGAGCAGACGCTCACCTTCGCGCCCAAGCTGGTCGTCGTGTTCGGCGTGTTGGCGCTCGCGGGGCCGTGGATTGGCTCGCAGCTGGTGCGCTTCACCTTCGAAGTCTTCGACCGCTTCCCGCAATTCGTGCACTGACGCATGGAAGCGTTCGGTCAGCTCAGCCACCTGCTGGGTCAAGCAGGCTTCACCCAGATCCTGCTCCAGCTCGCGCTGGTGATGGGCCGGGTGCTGCCCATGGCGCTCATCGCGCCGTTCCTCGGCGGCGAGCTGGTGCAGAGCGAAGTGAAGCTGGGCGTGGGAATCACGCTCGCGCTGTTGCTCTATCCGCTGGTGGGCGCAGGCCAGCCGGTGCCCATGTTCGCGTTCCCGTTCATGGCGCTGCTCATCAAGGAAGTGGCCATCGGCGGGGTGATGGCCTTCACGGTGAGCATGATCTTCGAGGCCGCGCGCGCAGCAGGCACGTTCGTGGACACCATGAGCGGCGCGAACCAGGCCACGGTGATGGTGCCGCAGATCCAGCAGCAGGCGTCGCTGTTCGCGGATCTGCAGTTTCAGTTCGCGGTGGTCCTCTTCCTGGTGCT encodes the following:
- the fliQ gene encoding flagellar biosynthesis protein FliQ, whose amino-acid sequence is MVTEFISQITRESLYLVITASMPPIIISLIVGLAVSIFQATTQIQEQTLTFAPKLVVVFGVLALAGPWIGSQLVRFTFEVFDRFPQFVH
- the sctR gene encoding type III secretion system export apparatus subunit SctR: MKSPLQVLLRRLIPLAIVLGAVGSGGLAWAARASHAAASTAATTVSPEVTSALTNNSFGGKPLVLLVALAAMALLPFVLLMVTSFVKIAVVLSIVRSALGTQQIPPTQVITGLAIILTVYIMAPVALQMYRATGNLADNNGELFSEKSVPLLLDAANKAKEPLRNWLEKHATEKDRTLFYSLAKRMREGPDKDSVTERDFLIIVPSFVISELKQAFQIGFILFVPFIVIDMVVANILLALGMHMLSPTTISMPFKLLLFVLVDGWYLIAKGLVIGYL
- a CDS encoding flagellar biosynthetic protein FliR, producing the protein MEAFGQLSHLLGQAGFTQILLQLALVMGRVLPMALIAPFLGGELVQSEVKLGVGITLALLLYPLVGAGQPVPMFAFPFMALLIKEVAIGGVMAFTVSMIFEAARAAGTFVDTMSGANQATVMVPQIQQQASLFADLQFQFAVVLFLVLNGHHVVITAMADSFVLIPINDYPHFTHGTWPFFELMLRTCAHLMFVCVALSAPAAAASFLTDVSLGLINRVAPQIQVFFMSMTVKPIVTVFVMLLAIHVFSDELAKQFGLVLDDMKRSYMLMH